A region of Ferruginibacter albus DNA encodes the following proteins:
- a CDS encoding PAS domain-containing protein — MSESELSEFYAKMNKRSDKLVNYYVISLFFIGLLLSFFFNTWPIGIFIGGISLIAYYSARYFLVQNNLCRYVLSVIFGVFTIQFLYQMNGMIEMYFFAFIGSIVLIWYRNWKLQIPLAIVMVLNNIVLSKIEFSGWKYYFAHPKYAVLQTYGHTALSIAVFCFSGILAHQFKKSAQKKIQQGVEIGKNIEAEEQSEVLIAMSQSLKAANEHLTKAHNELKKLFENIEEAFFSFSVDYIEDKPCFTALQMSPACTKIYGYEPQDFVSNSRLWQVVIVKEHQGIIEKNISKLLIGKSLSLEYKIIHTDKTIRWVQTKINPTLNKDRVLVRIDGITTDITEKKLVEESLQKSEANLRNIFENTSIAYVLINADLSILSFNQQAAKIVTDNNIGDRTLMEGENILNYFQEERKALMKARMENVLAGNNISYEINYEDREGDMKWYSIQLFKIAGNNNEALAINMSITDITERKNAEMELKKRYEKIAAQEKLMKGAEKLAHFGSWQNNFLTNEVTWSDEAFRVYGYEPNELPPTYSLFIKHVHPDDVQYVNKTMEDAVKYHDTQELSFRIIDTNNAVKYIQAALIIERDEQGNVVHVLGFKQDITDKVMLEERLQEERKQQQKQITEAVITAQEKEHVFLGEELHDNINPTLATVKLYLSSLNSGEIFRKDLVVDSIGFLNMAMDEIRSLSKSLVPPSLKAIGLLDALNDFISSINKVNDISFRMNCNSINDELLDEKLTLAIFRIVQEQVNNILKHAQADKVTITIYQDIDKLQLIVEDNGVGFDTTQKSKGVGLQNIVSRADLFNGNVAIKSSPGKGCKLTVDFKIPKQFINERKNSAA, encoded by the coding sequence ATGAGCGAAAGTGAGCTGAGCGAGTTTTATGCTAAAATGAATAAGCGCTCCGACAAGTTAGTGAACTATTATGTAATTAGCCTTTTCTTTATTGGCTTATTGCTCTCCTTCTTCTTTAATACCTGGCCAATTGGCATTTTTATTGGGGGCATTTCATTAATAGCTTATTATTCTGCAAGATATTTTCTGGTGCAAAATAATCTATGTAGATATGTGCTGAGCGTTATATTCGGCGTTTTCACTATTCAGTTCTTATACCAGATGAATGGAATGATCGAAATGTATTTCTTCGCTTTTATCGGAAGCATCGTTTTGATCTGGTATCGCAATTGGAAACTTCAAATACCATTAGCAATTGTAATGGTGTTGAATAATATTGTTTTAAGTAAGATAGAATTTTCGGGTTGGAAGTATTATTTCGCTCATCCTAAGTATGCAGTATTGCAAACCTATGGTCATACAGCTTTATCTATAGCAGTATTTTGCTTTAGCGGTATTCTTGCACATCAATTTAAAAAATCTGCACAGAAAAAAATACAACAGGGAGTTGAGATCGGTAAAAACATAGAAGCCGAAGAACAAAGTGAAGTATTGATTGCAATGAGCCAAAGTTTAAAAGCAGCAAACGAACATTTGACCAAGGCGCATAATGAATTAAAAAAGCTGTTTGAAAATATAGAAGAAGCATTTTTTTCTTTTTCTGTTGATTATATAGAAGATAAGCCTTGCTTTACGGCTTTGCAGATGTCGCCGGCATGTACCAAAATATATGGTTACGAACCGCAGGATTTTGTAAGCAATTCAAGATTATGGCAGGTGGTGATCGTGAAAGAACACCAGGGGATTATTGAAAAGAATATTTCAAAGTTATTGATCGGTAAATCGCTTTCACTTGAATATAAGATCATTCATACCGATAAAACAATACGCTGGGTTCAAACAAAGATCAATCCTACCTTAAATAAAGATAGAGTGCTGGTACGCATCGATGGTATTACTACTGATATCACCGAAAAGAAACTGGTGGAAGAGTCGCTACAAAAATCAGAAGCCAACCTGCGCAATATTTTTGAAAACACAAGTATTGCATATGTTTTGATCAATGCGGATCTAAGCATTCTGTCATTTAACCAGCAAGCAGCAAAAATTGTTACCGATAATAATATTGGTGATCGTACATTAATGGAAGGTGAAAATATTTTGAATTACTTCCAGGAAGAAAGAAAAGCCTTAATGAAAGCCAGGATGGAAAATGTTTTGGCGGGTAATAATATCTCTTATGAAATAAATTATGAAGATAGGGAAGGAGATATGAAATGGTATTCTATTCAGCTGTTTAAAATTGCCGGTAATAATAATGAAGCGCTGGCAATTAATATGTCCATCACCGATATTACAGAAAGAAAGAATGCCGAGATGGAATTAAAAAAACGTTATGAAAAAATAGCTGCACAGGAAAAACTGATGAAGGGCGCAGAGAAGCTGGCGCATTTCGGAAGCTGGCAAAATAATTTTTTAACAAACGAAGTAACCTGGTCTGACGAAGCCTTCCGTGTTTACGGATATGAACCCAATGAACTACCGCCAACGTATAGCCTTTTTATCAAGCACGTTCATCCGGATGATGTACAATATGTAAATAAAACAATGGAGGATGCGGTAAAATATCATGATACGCAGGAGCTTAGTTTTCGCATAATAGATACTAATAACGCTGTTAAATATATACAGGCCGCTTTAATTATTGAAAGAGACGAACAGGGAAATGTAGTGCATGTGCTTGGGTTTAAGCAGGATATTACAGATAAAGTAATGTTGGAAGAACGTTTGCAGGAAGAAAGAAAGCAACAACAAAAGCAGATAACCGAAGCCGTTATTACCGCCCAGGAAAAAGAACATGTTTTCTTAGGAGAAGAATTGCATGATAACATTAATCCTACATTGGCAACAGTAAAATTATATTTAAGTTCCTTAAACAGCGGGGAAATATTCCGTAAAGACCTTGTGGTAGATAGTATTGGCTTTTTAAATATGGCAATGGATGAAATTCGCTCTTTGTCTAAATCGTTAGTGCCGCCGTCTTTAAAAGCCATAGGTTTGTTAGACGCATTGAATGATTTTATTTCCAGCATTAATAAGGTAAACGATATTTCATTCCGGATGAATTGTAATAGTATAAATGATGAACTGCTGGACGAAAAGCTTACTTTGGCTATTTTTAGAATTGTGCAGGAGCAGGTAAATAATATTCTTAAACATGCGCAGGCAGATAAAGTAACCATCACCATTTACCAGGATATAGATAAGTTGCAGCTAATTGTGGAAGATAATGGTGTAGGTTTTGATACTACGCAAAAAAGTAAAGGAGTAGGATTGCAGAACATTGTAAGTCGGGCAGATCTGTTCAATGGAAATGTTGCGATAAAATCTAGTCCGGGCAAAGGTTGCAAGCTTACAGTAGATTTTAAAATACCTAAACAATTCATTAACGAAAGAAAGAACAGCGCTGCATAA